One part of the Amphiura filiformis chromosome 5, Afil_fr2py, whole genome shotgun sequence genome encodes these proteins:
- the LOC140151779 gene encoding cornifelin-like, giving the protein MMDPIGTQPHNMGYGVPHPGTHGMPHPGTHPAMAPGSRGAVYAAPPQHHTTVVVSQPSSAHTPHRMQMQERDWGSNICSCCDDVLGCCLAYFCPCCFSCYIACRLEECCLVPIVVPGGETAMRTKLRVQNGIRGSIMNDCFTMYLCYCCALAQMGRELNATTRGGRVI; this is encoded by the exons ATGATGGACCCCATCGGAACGCAGCCACACAATATGGGCTACGGTGTGCCACATCCAGGGACACATGGGATGCCACATCCAGGGACACATCCTGCGATGGCACCGGGCAGTCGAGGGGCTGTGTACGCCGCACCACCTCAACACCATAccacggttgtagtttcacaacCCTCATCAGCGCATACACCACACAGAATGCAG ATGCAAGAGAGGGATTGGGGCTCCAATATTTGTTCGTGTTGTGACGATGTCCTTGGCT GTTGCCTGGCGTATTTCTGCCCGTGCTGTTTCTCCTGCTATATTGCCTGTCGTCTCGAGGAATGTTGTTTAGTTCCAATAGTTGTACCGGGTGGCGAGACTGCAATGAGAACAAAGCTACGGGTGCAAAATGGCATCAGG GGTTCAATTATGAACGATTGCTTCACGATGTACTTATGTTACTGCTGTGCGTTAGCTCAGATGGGAAGAGAATTAAATGCTACTACTCGAGGAGGAAGAGTCATATAA